A window of Syngnathus acus chromosome 17, fSynAcu1.2, whole genome shotgun sequence genomic DNA:
AGGATAATAATTGTTAAATGTCATAGCTATAAATCACAACACACGGTCAAATCCAGTATTGGCAATATACGGCACACTCGCGTGACGTGTTCTGTTGTATTGTTATTTAATGTTGCGGAAAGCTGTTGTAAAAGCTTTATATGAATCATAATGTGCCTGTATTTTACTGTATTGTAATCCCCTCTCCTCCCCGCCACAAAATTTGATGTCATCAATACGGTGTCCTATGAGATAAGGTTTCTGCTAATACAAGTGGTTGCCCTCGTCACTTTTTGATTCCATGCTGAGGTTTGGATTGTAAAGAAGACCGCTAACTGGTAAGCCAAAATTCAATGCAAGAATTGCTACCGATTGTTCTTATGATGAAAATGCCAACACTGCTCGCAGAGATCAAAGTGGTTGATGCTAAATTACTGTCTAGATTCTACTCACCAATGCATTGTGGTTTCTGTGACCACAAACCATTGAGGCAGACACTGGTAGCCCACCAACACTCCTTCACTGCTGGTTTGTGTCCAGCGCTGCAAGCGTACGCCAGAGTGCTTCCATGCGAATAGTTTCTGAGTTCAGGCACTAAAAAACCTCCCGCAAGAAGGGGAGCAGCACATGACTCTGCTGGGCTTTgggctgaaaaacaaaaacaaaccctCAAAAGTCAGACAGAAAAAGCAAGACAGAGGCAGGCTGGCGGTCGTGACCATTTTTCAGCAAAAAAAGCATCACAATGAACTTGACAAACCATGAAGTTGTCCAGGATAAGACAAGACGAGGATGAATCCAAGACACCTGAGAAACATTTTGTTCGGAAATGTAATATTATCTGACAAAGTTGAGCAAATCCTCTCGATCAGATCAGGAGCGGTTAATAATTGTTCAGTTGCGCCATCACTCACTCAAAAGGCAAATACAAACCTCCCCATCTtcatgtttgctttgaaaataaagcCAGGGTGCCAAGTGTAAAGGtcacctttcaacatttcatttcaactttTAATTTATCTTAACATACTGTAGACGCTCCGAAGATGAACGACCAACAAGTGGTACAATTTGGTGTTTTCATTCttctttcaaatttacagtcacacacaaaatagtataccaccatctagtggtcaaCAGTGGATCTACACTCAAAATAAACAGGCAGCTGAACaaaattgtgtaaaaataacacaaacctGGAACTTGCGATAGAGAGGGGAAATACTGCATTTCTGCTCGTGGCCAGAAATCTCaaaattctcactttaaagtcagaattctgaggtATAAATGACAATCCTGCCAAGcgtttttttctcttgcctGGCCATGATTCCCGTACTTTGGCAACCTTGACCTGATAACAAAACAAGTGTGGGctgtttgtttggttccttTGGGCCAGTCCGCACTGTTGCAACCCACAAAATTAGTCATCAACTAACCAACAAACCATGTTTAGGAAACAGCTGGAACACGGCACATACACTATGTTACAAACGACTTTTTCGACATATGCCCGAGAAATGGTCTCAGAGGAGAGTATGAGCACAGCGTGAATGACGTCACAATAGCTAAAAGTAAACAATTAGCATTGACAAACAAGCGTCGAGGCACACGAACTAATCTAGACTTTCCGACAACGCTAATATGTCCGCTAAATAGAACTGAGCCGTGGAAAAATGCTGGCAATAACAagcgcaaaaaaaacatgaaaattcCCTCCATGAAAATTAGCGCTGCCACACGTCTGCGGCCAAGAAGTCGCCAACTGCACGCATCTTGCTCCTTCGAAGAATGAATGTCACGGCTGAAACGTTGGAAAAAGTCCACAaaggataaaaacaaaaaaaaacaacaaaaaaacaacacacaccaCGTAACAAAACCCCCCccacaaattaaataaaaacagagcTCTTTGAGATGACTGCCACTACGGCGCCATcttagagagaaaaaaaacgtcacaCAGGTTCATTTGAAAGGCTTTTATTGTCTTTCTACGTCAGAAAGCATATTTCATTTGGAGCTCTGACGACATCAACAAAAGAAACTGAAGCTTGGAAAAGGGTCATTATATGGCCCGTGTATCTCAAAAGCCACAAGAGCCCAAAAGTCTGGGTAAATAGCAAATCAGTCCATCTCTGGTTTGGCGGCTCGGTGAAATTTTAGCATGTATTTACATTAAACTCATTAACGCCATGggaattgtgatttttttaatgtcctcTTTTTGATAGAAGAGTTATTTGGAAcatcaaaaaataaagaattccAACAGAGCCCCCTTCTTTGATTTGCATGTCAAGGGAATCGTCAGGGAATCCTATGCGATTGGCATAAAGTAGGGCCCAAGATGGGGAGAGGAGTCGAGCCAAGTCGAGTAACAGGTCCAGAAGTTTGTTGCGATCCGAGTTCAAAACCTGAGATGAGATTTGTGTTTCACCATGTATCTggaggacaaaagaaaaatgtctccGGGTTACTGTCGACAAGCGTTTGTAGGATCCCAAAATCATAAATCTTGTTAGCATACCTGTCCAGAGTTTCCCAAAAGCGCAGGAAGACGGGCCGGTCCAAATGGCGCCGGTGGCGGCTGAGTTCCAGGACCGTCACGTCCCACTTCTGCACGTTGGGATCCGTTTTGGCCTCGTCGTACTTGAGGTGAAAGGCTCGAACTGAAGTCGAGACGGTGGTTTGAGGACGGGCGGCTTTCGTAAGCTCGCCGCGAGTGAGACGGCCAATCACTTACTCTTGGCGAAGATGTCGACGGGGGAGCCGTCGGGCAATAGCCAAGGCCAGCCCTTAAACTGCCAGGCGGGACCCTGCACAAACACGGCCACCACTCGGTCCCTGTCGTTCGTGGAGGTCAAAAGGACGCGACGTCAGCTACTTGGCAAACTTTTTCAAGGGTGGGGGTCCTCAACATCTTACCAGTCCTGCGGTGCGAGTTTGAGCGGCTGGTCGATGACTCTGTAGGGGACGGTGACGGAGAGCGTGCTGCCTCCGGGTTGGATCTGGTCTTTGCGCCGCTGAAGAAGAACCTCGTTGTCGCGCGGGATGCCttgcttcttcttctcgtCAGACGTGACAAACCTGGCGGGCGGGAGGCCGACATCCGACTGATTCCCGGCTGCTGCTCCTCCGTGAGCTGCCAATGTGAGCGCCAAACCTACTTGAGGTCCTGCATTAGATCCTTGGCATTCAGCATTGTGATGAGCGAGGTGGTGGCGGccgggatgatgatgatgggcgtgCGCGACCCTGTGGGCGCAATGGCATTGTTTTAGTCAACGTGAAAACAAAACGGAGAGAAAATTGGACGAGTAGATGACAGTCGCGCATTGATAATGGCGAGCGAAGTCTTACCTTTTTTCTGATTCGGAGGCGGTCTGGCTTGTGAAACTGGAAGGCAAACGCAGAACCCAATGTTCATATTTTTGATGAAACCTCAATTCATGCTGAAAGTCGACACTTCTCAACACGTGTTGACTTTTCAAATTCTGCGCTGTCAACTAATGGCTCCGCACGGTTGAACTGACCTGGGCGCGGGACGGGCTGGAGCGCAGGGGTCTGGGCCTTGCGAGCCGACGCCCCTTcctgaaaaacaacagcaaaaaaagtcCATAGGTGTAATTGGTCGCCTCATCGATTGGGCGATTGGAAATTGAATCCAAATGTACCTtgcaggaaaataaaataaatacccccccccaattttctcaaaacaaTTTGTATTCTTCCTCAGTAAAGAACACCCAACAACGTATGATTAGACTTTCCGTGGAAGCAAAATGCTTCGATATAGTCCATTCTCACGCTCTGGTTTGTTTCCTAGGTTCCCCAGCACTTCTTCGGGATTTGCAAACAGCGCGTCGGTTGCCGGAGGTCTGTCTCaatccaaaacaaactgatgttTTTCGGGAGGAATTTGGGCAAAAGCATGCAGATGAAAAGACGCCACTGTTGCGTGCGGTCGGCCAAATTGGCCCTTGGCCTCTGCCTGGCGGCTGCGCTGCTGATCTTCCTACTTGGACGCTTCGGTAGCGACAAAACAAGAGTGAGCACAAACATTTCCACGGGCACCTGTGGTGGGACGCAAAACCACTCGTCTATTCGGAGCCCCAGCGGTTTGGAAAATTCCAAGCTAGCTCACGGTGCGGCAGAGGACTGCGACGACACCGCCATCCAAACTCTTTTCCCTTACATCATCAACCAAGCGGACAAATGTCGAGAGCGCCTCGCCGCTCCGTTTCTCGTGTTTCTAATCACGACGGAAGCTTGGCAGGTGTACGCGAGGGAGGCCATCCGACTGACGTGGGCCAATGAGACTTTGATCCCGGGCGTGTCGGTGGTTCGCCTCTTCTTGCTGGGAAGACCGGGCGAGGGCCAGATGGCGACCCGCCTGCAAAGGCTGCTCCGGTGGGAGAGTCAAAAATATCACGACCTGATCCAGCAGGACTTTCTGGATTCCTACAACAACCTGACCCTTAAGACCTTGATGGGCCTGCACTGGGTTGCCCGCTACTGCTCAGGGGCCAGCTACGTCATGAAGACCGACTGCGACATGTTCATCAACACGGAGAACCTCGTTTGGAAGCTGCTGAGACCGGAGCGAGAGCCCAGGATGAACTACTTCACGGGAAAAGTCCTCCGCGATTCGTCGCCTTTTCGCGACAATAGCAGCAAGTGGTACATTTCCACGGAGGAGTACCCAGAACGGACCTATCCTCCCTTCTGCTCCGGGACGGGCTACGTGTTCTCTGGAGACTTGGCTGGCAAAATCTACGAGACGTCCCGGAGCATGCGCCTGATGCACCTAGAGGACGTGCACGTGGCGCTGTGCTTGGCCAAGCTGGGCTTGGAGCCCAGCGACCCGCCCAATATCTTTCTGTTCAACATATTGCGCGTGTCCGCCCGAAGATGCGAGTACAACCGACTGATCACGTCTCACGGCTTCAAGCCCAACGAAATTGTACAGTACTGGAGGATGCAGCAGaggaacaaggcaaaatgTACGACCATGGGGTTCTGATCAAATCCAGGAAGAACCTCGTCATGTCACTTGGCAGatctttttgtgtgcaaagaataaaaaagttgCTTATGATGACTTGAGAGGGCAAGACTATTTTGCGCCATTTTTGACGGCTCAAATCAAAAAGGGCGTGCGTGTGgcaaaaatgcataaagtcgAGACTCGAGTTGTCGATTTGAAAGCCACGTTCGCAGGGATGCggataaaatgtcaacaaagccGCATCGTCCGACTGAGCGCTTTCTCCCTTCAAACCGAACACGCCATCAATCGAGCACGGTGTCATCTGCCAACCCGATGAGGGCAATATTTGCTCGCCTCTTCTCAAAGCGGTCTTTATATCGTCTTACCGTCACTGATTTCAGAGTCATTCCGTGGTAGGTGCCCATGGTATCGATCTTGAAACCCTCCGTTTCTGCAACAAACCATTCCAAACGGCGTCACTGGCCGGGCGCTCTTTTAGAGAAATGAAATGAGCACAAGGGCCAACTCACCCTCTTTTCCTTTGAATCGCTCCTGATCGTATCGATTGTAGGCTGCCGGCACAGGCTGCTTGGTCCTGAGCGAAGGGTCCTGGAAAAGTCCACACATATTAAGAAAAATGACTCTGAGCTGCTGTCTAAACATCTTTGTTGAGAAGATCATTCTCACCACTTGAGTTGTGTTTTGCGCCGGCCGTTGCTCTGGGGCTCGCCCTTCTTCTCTGGCTTTCACCGACTGAAGAATGGCAAAGATGTTCTTGGAGAAGTTCTGCAAAAGAGGAGCGGCGGCATGTTTTCGACAAAGCGCAAAAAGAGAAGGACAGGAGCGTCAAATTGACTCAATGCTGTCAACCTTTCCGGTGCTCTGGAGGATGGTCGTCCGTGTCCTCCACACCCTCTCCCTGCTGACGATGTCTCGAGTGACATCCACTTCGGCATCCACAAAACTTCTCTGCTTCACCGTGATGTCGTCATCCAGGTCCGTCTTGATGGTGGAGCGCTTTTTGGCCATAATCTTAGCTTTGATGGCTGCGATCTTCTCCACCGACATGGCCTCAGACAGCGATCTGCGGGAGGAGCACAAAGCGGTTTGTCGTTGGCTCTGCGGAGCGCGTAAGCACGGTTGGTTGCTCGGTACCTGATCTGGTCAGTCTGCACGATGCCCTCCTTGTGGCCCTCCAAACGAGCAGCCAAACGCTCCTTGTCCAGACGCACCCGCTCTTCATCCTGAAAGTGAGAGCACCGTTACACAAATTAAAGTGTGCCGTGCAAGCTGAATCGTCTGGATGACGGATGAGTGAAAAATAGTCACCTCAACCCGAGGTTTTTTGGCTTCTGAAGATACCTCATCGGCAGCTCTTTTCACTgagacaaatcaaaacaatatcAATTTGGCTCTTTGCAGTTGGTTCTGCACAAAGTAGGATTTGAAAGCACACACTTGAACAACATTGCTTTTTGACAATCAAGCACTGAGCCAAGCGCTAGAAATagaaagtaccgtattttacggactataaggtgcccttccaatgaatggcccattttaaaagtaCCTTGAGTTGGCCTTTGAAGGCCAATTTCTATAGGTGCACTTCTGTCTATACTGGTCGATGTCGCTGTGAACAGACAAAATTGAAACACTCGATTAACATTTCTTCCAACAGAATATATTAAAGTGAGTTGATATTTGTGGCGGTGTGAAACAAGTTCGACAAGTCGTTTCCCAGGTGCTACTTACAACTCTCGCCATTAAGGTAAGAAAGCAAGCCCTTTCGATCAGGCCTTCGAACAACAGGGATGTTCTCAGTCTATGAGAGCaaggacaggaaaaaaaacattaacaacCAACAGGATTAGCATCTATAGATGGGATGCTACTTTAACACGTAATCCCAAACCATCAGTGTTCTTAAATACTTACTGCAGCTCTTCGCACATAGGACGGATGTGGCAGGTGTACATTGTTGAGCAGGAACAAAATAGAGTCCAATGTATAATATTCTTTGGGCTGGCCCTCTTTACCAGTTCTGAAGGGATACAACACAGACGTGGTTCAGTACGCAACGCAAGATCGGTACAACTTTAATCTACATCAAGGGtgtcaaacatgttttttgcgggccgcattgtagtcaaagcttcttttggagggccattatgactgtcaacccaaataaatgtatgagcaccttaTATTATACatagtaaaagctacaaaacaaactgacaaataactcgttttcaaatcagacgagtaaaaactggtcaaatattaaaaaaaaaaaaaaaaaagatactattaaaagtgaagacaatttgtaattctagtaatgacacgaatttgatgcacaatttgtcttcgcgggccacataaaatgatgtggcgggccgtatctggcccccgggccttgagtttgacaccagtgaTCTACAATTACAAGCGACTGCTGGGTAATCGACAAACCTTTGGCTAGTTAGGCTTCCCTACATAAACACTTGGCTGATCTACAGCTTTTAAAACATGTCCCCACATGAACACAAATACCTGCcacaatatttgacaacaCGCCGCCAAGTTTAGATCTCGCTTGACAAGCTTGTGCGCTCTACATATACACGCGCACAAGCCGTTTGGGTATCGCGCACTCATACAACACAAAGCAATTAACTTATCACAAAATGTATGAAGTAGAGGACTTTAAGAGTTAGCTTAGCATCTGTGGCTACCTTCCACATAGCACAAACGATGCATAAGCTGCGGGCCTGTAAAACATATCCAGAAAGCAAACAAACGCTGGCGTACCCCCAGATAATATAGTTGGTCTTGACATTTTTCGGCCAGGAGAACTCTCCAAATATAACTTCATCTCCCTTTGCGACGATTTCCTTTTTCTGGATATTATACTGACGAAGAACACTCAACACATCCGCCATCTTCACTCGTAAGTGTAGAAGTGTGTTTGGAAGGCCCCCAGTTATCAACATCAGGTGTCCTCGCAGCATgcctgaatgaaaaaaaaaaaagtgcacgcgttaatttgtttatattttgtaaaGCACTTCGTG
This region includes:
- the cdc73 gene encoding parafibromin; translation: MADVLSVLRQYNIQKKEIVAKGDEVIFGEFSWPKNVKTNYIIWGTGKEGQPKEYYTLDSILFLLNNVHLPHPSYVRRAATENIPVVRRPDRKGLLSYLNGESSTSTSIDRSAPIEIGLQRPTQVKRAADEVSSEAKKPRVEDEERVRLDKERLAARLEGHKEGIVQTDQIRSLSEAMSVEKIAAIKAKIMAKKRSTIKTDLDDDITVKQRSFVDAEVDVTRDIVSRERVWRTRTTILQSTGKNFSKNIFAILQSVKAREEGRAPEQRPAQNTTQVDPSLRTKQPVPAAYNRYDQERFKGKEETEGFKIDTMGTYHGMTLKSVTEGASARKAQTPALQPVPRPVSQARPPPNQKKGSRTPIIIIPAATTSLITMLNAKDLMQDLKFVTSDEKKKQGIPRDNEVLLQRRKDQIQPGGSTLSVTVPYRVIDQPLKLAPQDWDRVVAVFVQGPAWQFKGWPWLLPDGSPVDIFAKIRAFHLKYDEAKTDPNVQKWDVTVLELSRHRRHLDRPVFLRFWETLDRYMVKHKSHLRF
- the LOC119137180 gene encoding beta-1,3-galactosyltransferase 2-like; this translates as MFFGRNLGKSMQMKRRHCCVRSAKLALGLCLAAALLIFLLGRFGSDKTRVSTNISTGTCGGTQNHSSIRSPSGLENSKLAHGAAEDCDDTAIQTLFPYIINQADKCRERLAAPFLVFLITTEAWQVYAREAIRLTWANETLIPGVSVVRLFLLGRPGEGQMATRLQRLLRWESQKYHDLIQQDFLDSYNNLTLKTLMGLHWVARYCSGASYVMKTDCDMFINTENLVWKLLRPEREPRMNYFTGKVLRDSSPFRDNSSKWYISTEEYPERTYPPFCSGTGYVFSGDLAGKIYETSRSMRLMHLEDVHVALCLAKLGLEPSDPPNIFLFNILRVSARRCEYNRLITSHGFKPNEIVQYWRMQQRNKAKCTTMGF